The Urbifossiella limnaea genome has a window encoding:
- a CDS encoding RNA polymerase sigma factor: MSATARGLFGVLGRVAPPADSDSALLDRYARTADAEAFAAVVRRHGPMVSAVCRRRLGHTADAEDAFQAVFLALAKSAGRVQALPAWLYRAAYLVALKAAGRRARGRSEPLPDEVPMPEPPPAWETAEVRAAVDAEVAGLPEKLRAVVVLVLLEGRTNTDAAAALGIPAGTVDSRLHAARKTLQARLTRRGVAVGAGVMFDQVLGGPVGAAGPRVMKLIADTIPAVLAEAARPGSGAVPAAVSDLSRGITTMTTNVRALAALGLAVGLLGTAGAGMYLTAAPEPSPVAAAAQEPKQDAPPAKKKADPVPQKWPTPAGALAVAALLDEKFGKEVPNGTPLRELLDDIEERTELIVRVDVAAFRRLEAFSGAEGEFNAETFLQTLYDSKPILPRRAERLPIRDVLGDALAQAKGAIPCTYQVRGNQLVIVPAYRPPQRPGSNPLAPSEDEGDAPTLSPNVIHEQIYGGVVSVVADNKPLEDILADLRKQTGANIVLDPRASLKEAGGRNGFSLTMSDVRLYDALRVIADMADLKMVYAGNIYYVTTAENARTFQPARPTPQAQPQPSVYPPGVGVPLGLGGTAPGGVR, from the coding sequence ATGAGCGCGACGGCACGCGGGCTGTTCGGCGTCCTCGGTCGGGTCGCGCCGCCGGCCGACTCCGACTCCGCCCTCCTGGACCGCTACGCCCGCACCGCCGACGCCGAGGCGTTCGCCGCCGTGGTGCGGCGGCACGGGCCGATGGTGTCCGCCGTGTGCCGCCGCCGCCTCGGCCACACCGCCGACGCCGAGGACGCCTTCCAGGCCGTGTTCCTGGCGCTGGCGAAGTCGGCCGGCCGCGTGCAGGCGCTGCCGGCGTGGCTGTACCGGGCCGCGTACCTCGTCGCCCTGAAGGCGGCGGGGCGGCGGGCCCGGGGGCGTTCCGAGCCGCTGCCGGACGAGGTGCCGATGCCCGAGCCGCCGCCCGCCTGGGAGACCGCCGAGGTGCGGGCCGCGGTCGACGCCGAGGTCGCCGGCCTGCCCGAGAAGCTGCGGGCCGTCGTGGTGCTCGTCCTGCTCGAAGGCCGCACCAACACCGACGCCGCGGCCGCACTCGGCATCCCGGCCGGCACCGTCGATTCCCGGCTGCACGCCGCCCGCAAGACGCTCCAGGCGCGGCTCACGCGCCGCGGCGTGGCGGTAGGTGCGGGAGTGATGTTCGACCAGGTGCTCGGCGGGCCGGTCGGTGCCGCCGGGCCGCGAGTGATGAAGCTGATAGCCGACACGATTCCGGCGGTGCTCGCCGAGGCCGCACGGCCCGGGAGCGGGGCCGTGCCCGCCGCCGTCTCCGACCTGTCCCGGGGGATCACGACGATGACGACGAACGTTCGCGCCCTGGCCGCGCTGGGGCTCGCGGTGGGCCTTCTCGGCACGGCCGGGGCCGGCATGTACCTGACCGCGGCGCCCGAGCCGTCGCCCGTCGCGGCCGCGGCGCAGGAGCCGAAGCAGGACGCGCCGCCGGCGAAGAAGAAGGCCGACCCGGTGCCTCAGAAGTGGCCGACCCCGGCGGGGGCGCTGGCGGTGGCCGCGCTGCTGGACGAGAAGTTCGGCAAGGAGGTGCCGAACGGCACCCCGCTCCGCGAATTGCTGGACGACATCGAGGAACGCACGGAACTGATCGTGCGCGTGGACGTGGCCGCGTTCCGCCGGCTGGAGGCGTTCAGCGGCGCAGAGGGCGAGTTCAACGCGGAGACGTTCCTGCAAACGCTCTACGACAGCAAGCCGATCCTGCCACGGCGGGCGGAGCGGCTGCCAATCCGCGACGTGCTCGGCGACGCGCTGGCACAGGCGAAGGGGGCGATCCCCTGCACGTACCAGGTGCGCGGCAACCAGCTGGTGATCGTGCCGGCGTACCGGCCGCCGCAGCGGCCGGGGTCGAACCCGCTGGCCCCGTCGGAGGACGAGGGCGACGCGCCGACGTTGTCGCCGAACGTGATCCACGAGCAGATTTACGGCGGCGTGGTGTCGGTGGTGGCGGACAACAAGCCGCTGGAAGACATCCTGGCCGACCTGCGGAAGCAGACCGGGGCGAACATCGTACTCGACCCGCGGGCGAGCCTGAAGGAGGCCGGCGGGCGGAACGGGTTCAGCCTGACGATGAGCGACGTGCGGCTGTACGACGCGCTTCGGGTGATCGCCGATATGGCGGACCTGAAGATGGTGTACGCCGGCAACATCTACTACGTGACGACGGCAGAGAACGCCCGGACGTTCCAGCCGGCCCGGCCGACGCCGCAGGCACAGCCACAGCCGTCCGTGTACCCGCCGGGCGTCGGCGTGCCGCTGGGCCTCGGCGGCACCGCGCCGGGGGGTGTCCGGTAG
- a CDS encoding FG-GAP repeat domain-containing protein produces MTRLAVTPLESRSVPAVLLPTTYAVGADTAAVAAAFDAGGATQFALDLGPAFSGGARVARANVGGDATDDLVVGTGPGTSTLVRVYDGATQQLVAEFAPFEAAFTGGVYVAAGDVSGDGVGDIVVTPDQGGGPRVKVYRGPTFAVSADFLGIDDANFRGGARPAIGDFNADGSGDVVVAAGFGGGPRVAVFSGGVSLQFFPRRLFNDFFVFESTLRNGAFVAAGDVNADGVADLVAAGGPGGAPRVLVLSGNGLRVGSVVPLANFFAGDQDSRNGVRVAVKNLDGDTRADVLTGTGPGGGNLVRVYTGVQLAVTASPNPSRESVAFPGLLTDGVFVG; encoded by the coding sequence ATGACCCGCCTCGCCGTCACGCCCCTCGAATCCCGCAGCGTCCCCGCCGTTCTTTTGCCCACCACCTACGCCGTCGGGGCGGACACCGCCGCAGTCGCCGCCGCCTTCGACGCCGGCGGCGCCACCCAGTTCGCGCTCGACCTCGGCCCGGCGTTCAGCGGCGGCGCCCGCGTCGCCCGGGCCAACGTCGGCGGCGACGCCACCGACGACTTGGTCGTCGGCACCGGCCCCGGCACGTCCACGCTCGTCCGCGTCTACGACGGCGCGACGCAACAGCTGGTCGCCGAGTTCGCCCCGTTCGAGGCCGCGTTCACCGGCGGCGTCTACGTCGCGGCCGGCGACGTGAGCGGCGACGGCGTGGGCGACATCGTCGTCACCCCGGACCAGGGCGGCGGGCCGCGGGTCAAGGTGTACCGCGGCCCCACGTTCGCCGTGTCCGCCGACTTCCTCGGCATCGACGACGCCAACTTCCGCGGCGGCGCCCGGCCGGCGATCGGCGACTTCAACGCCGACGGCTCCGGCGACGTGGTGGTGGCGGCCGGGTTCGGCGGCGGGCCGCGGGTGGCGGTGTTCTCCGGCGGGGTCAGCCTGCAGTTCTTCCCGCGGCGGCTGTTCAACGACTTCTTCGTGTTCGAGAGCACGCTCCGCAATGGCGCCTTCGTGGCCGCCGGCGACGTGAACGCCGACGGCGTCGCCGACCTGGTGGCGGCCGGCGGCCCCGGCGGCGCGCCGCGGGTGCTGGTGCTGTCGGGGAACGGCCTGCGGGTGGGGTCGGTGGTGCCGCTGGCCAACTTCTTCGCCGGCGACCAGGACTCGCGGAACGGCGTCCGCGTGGCGGTGAAGAACCTCGACGGCGACACCCGCGCCGACGTCCTGACCGGCACCGGCCCCGGCGGCGGCAACCTGGTGCGGGTGTACACCGGGGTGCAGCTGGCCGTGACCGCGTCGCCGAACCCGAGCCGCGAGTCGGTCGCGTTCCCCGGCCTCCTCACCGACGGCGTGTTCGTCGGCTGA
- a CDS encoding MMPL family transporter → MTPPHPDRLTRLVAAVVAAVSRRPRLTLALCLSLAAASVALAAARLEYHTQRNDLLSADKPGQQRWQRYLDAFGEDDDMVVVAEGPDRARMTAALDAVAERLKQRPELFDRVFHRTDLRGLHDRALLFLSTDQIAAVKARVERMEPLLGSLSSLAWQRLNLSSLLASATVALESESEPGPADADLLAQMPAVARAAAATLRDPAAYRNPWAVAGPRTADRDDERRLTEPQYNLTPDGSLCVLLCRPRTAGQSFTPAKEANEALRAILADVGPAFPDVKLGLTGLPVLETDEMVRSDEDSRRASWLALLGVALLYFVVYRGLRYPLLTVGSLLVGTVWALGWATLTVGHLNILSATFAVMLIGMGDYGVLWVARFDEGRRLGLEGAAAQRYTAEHAGPGIVTAAATTALAFFATTLADFQAVAELGWIAGSGVLLCAISCLTVVPAALALRATPRAAETTTPLQFPTAGAWLPGLAGRPRRVLLGGAVLLVLAAVCASRLGYDHNLLNMQAKDLDSVQWEHRLIDRSAGMTWDALGVARTPAEVARLREAFEAVPEVGKVVEVASLVPADQEAKLPLVAAIQERLKTLKPVDQVPPPRVSSPAAVRDWTDRLRLAAGKHPDLARAVDELRAALDAAPADAADRLAAFDRRLVADLATDLNRLKAVSRPAPIAWAEVPEALRERYVGANGEFLVRAFARESLWDHDALRRFTAAAAAVHPEATGKSFRTLEGLDQMKRGFERAGLYALAAIVAVLLLDLRRVADVLLALAPLGAGALLTLGAMGLFGVPLNPANMIALPLVVGVGVDNGVHVLHDYRDRRGRVPYLLGAATGRGVLVAALTTVLGFGTLTTARHVGMASLGLALMVGVTCCTAAALVGLPALLRVLDERRLRRTRPTLAAKPRGAAAQAA, encoded by the coding sequence ATGACGCCACCCCACCCCGACCGCCTCACCCGGCTCGTCGCGGCGGTCGTGGCTGCCGTCTCGCGCCGGCCGCGGCTCACGCTCGCGCTCTGCCTCTCGCTCGCCGCCGCCTCGGTGGCCCTGGCCGCCGCCCGGCTCGAGTACCACACCCAGCGGAACGACCTGCTCAGCGCCGACAAGCCCGGCCAGCAGCGCTGGCAGCGCTACCTCGACGCCTTCGGCGAGGACGACGACATGGTCGTCGTCGCCGAGGGCCCCGACCGCGCCCGCATGACCGCGGCGCTCGACGCCGTCGCCGAGCGGCTGAAGCAGCGGCCCGAGCTGTTCGACCGCGTCTTCCACCGCACCGACCTGCGCGGCCTCCACGACCGCGCCCTGCTCTTCCTCTCCACCGACCAGATCGCCGCCGTCAAGGCCCGCGTCGAGCGGATGGAGCCGCTCCTCGGGTCGCTGTCGTCGCTGGCGTGGCAGCGGCTCAACCTGTCGTCGCTGCTCGCGTCGGCGACCGTGGCGCTGGAATCCGAGTCCGAGCCCGGCCCCGCCGACGCCGACCTGCTGGCGCAGATGCCGGCCGTGGCCCGCGCCGCCGCGGCGACGCTGCGCGACCCGGCGGCGTACCGCAACCCGTGGGCCGTGGCCGGGCCGCGCACCGCCGACCGCGACGACGAGCGCCGCCTCACCGAGCCGCAGTACAACCTGACGCCGGACGGCTCGCTGTGCGTGCTGCTGTGCCGCCCGCGCACCGCCGGCCAGTCGTTCACTCCGGCGAAGGAGGCGAACGAGGCGCTGCGGGCCATCCTCGCCGACGTCGGCCCCGCGTTCCCGGACGTGAAGCTCGGCCTGACCGGGCTGCCGGTGCTCGAAACCGACGAGATGGTCCGCTCCGACGAGGACTCGCGCCGCGCCTCGTGGCTGGCGCTGCTCGGGGTGGCGCTGCTGTACTTCGTGGTGTACCGCGGCCTCCGCTACCCGCTGCTGACGGTCGGCTCGCTGCTCGTGGGCACGGTTTGGGCGCTGGGCTGGGCGACGCTCACGGTCGGCCACCTGAACATCCTGTCGGCGACGTTCGCGGTGATGCTCATCGGCATGGGCGACTACGGCGTGTTGTGGGTGGCCCGGTTCGACGAGGGCCGCCGCCTCGGGCTCGAAGGCGCGGCCGCGCAGCGGTACACGGCCGAGCACGCCGGGCCGGGCATCGTGACGGCGGCGGCGACGACGGCGCTGGCGTTCTTCGCCACGACGCTCGCCGACTTCCAGGCCGTGGCCGAACTCGGCTGGATCGCCGGCAGCGGCGTGCTGCTGTGCGCGATCAGCTGCCTGACGGTGGTGCCGGCGGCGCTGGCGCTCCGCGCGACGCCGCGAGCGGCGGAGACGACGACGCCCCTGCAGTTCCCCACAGCCGGCGCATGGCTCCCCGGCCTCGCGGGTCGGCCGCGGCGCGTGCTCCTCGGCGGGGCCGTGCTGCTCGTGCTTGCCGCGGTCTGCGCCTCCCGCCTCGGCTACGACCACAACCTCCTCAACATGCAGGCGAAAGACCTGGACTCGGTGCAGTGGGAGCACCGCCTCATCGACCGCTCCGCCGGCATGACGTGGGACGCGCTCGGCGTCGCGCGCACGCCGGCGGAGGTGGCGCGGCTGCGCGAGGCGTTCGAGGCCGTGCCGGAGGTCGGCAAGGTGGTCGAGGTGGCGTCGCTGGTGCCGGCCGACCAGGAGGCCAAGCTGCCGCTCGTCGCCGCGATTCAAGAACGCCTCAAGACGCTGAAGCCGGTCGATCAGGTGCCGCCGCCGCGGGTGTCGTCGCCGGCCGCGGTGCGCGACTGGACCGACCGGCTGCGGCTGGCCGCGGGGAAGCACCCGGACCTGGCCCGCGCCGTGGACGAGCTGCGCGCCGCGCTCGACGCGGCCCCCGCCGACGCCGCCGACCGGCTCGCCGCGTTCGACCGCCGCCTCGTCGCCGACCTGGCGACCGACCTGAATCGGCTGAAGGCGGTGAGCCGGCCGGCGCCGATCGCGTGGGCCGAGGTGCCGGAGGCGCTGCGAGAGCGGTACGTGGGGGCGAACGGCGAGTTCCTGGTCCGGGCGTTCGCCCGCGAGAGCCTGTGGGACCACGACGCGTTGCGGCGGTTCACCGCGGCGGCCGCGGCCGTTCACCCCGAGGCGACCGGCAAGTCGTTCCGGACGCTGGAGGGGCTCGACCAGATGAAGCGCGGGTTCGAGCGCGCCGGCCTGTACGCCCTGGCCGCGATCGTCGCCGTGCTGCTGCTCGACCTGCGACGAGTCGCCGACGTGCTGCTGGCGCTGGCGCCGCTCGGCGCGGGGGCGCTGCTGACGCTCGGCGCGATGGGGCTGTTCGGCGTGCCGCTGAACCCGGCGAACATGATCGCGCTGCCGCTGGTCGTGGGCGTCGGCGTGGACAACGGCGTCCACGTGCTGCACGACTACCGCGACCGCCGCGGCCGGGTGCCGTACCTGCTCGGCGCCGCCACCGGCCGCGGCGTACTGGTCGCGGCGCTGACGACGGTACTCGGCTTCGGCACGCTCACGACGGCGCGGCACGTCGGCATGGCGAGCCTGGGGTTGGCGCTGATGGTGGGCGTGACGTGCTGCACCGCGGCGGCGCTGGTGGGGCTGCCGGCGCTGCTGCGCGTGCTCGACGAGCGGCGGCTGCGGCGCACCCGGCCGACGCTCGCCGCGAAGCCGCGCGGTGCTGCGGCGCAGGCGGCGTGA